TGGGTAGGGTTGGCCTCCTAAAAACTGTAGAGATGCCTGGCGTTATATGCGATTACTTACACAGGAGTTTAACTGGTAACttagtataataaattgaaacttatttattgaatctgAGTTGGGTAGAAGTATcgtgttataatataatacaatataggttattcaaatattctcAGGAGGACATCATAGGAAGACGAAATGAAAGGGAATATTAATTCTATGTTATGATTTCCCAACTGCTGAcagttattatcataatataaaaagtatagctttctttttatgaaattaatggattttgtttagaatgtaggttactattaaaactaatttatggaatattcactttattgaattcaacattactgatttattttgtttctaaggttgttttttctgtttttgtttcactatttaaaagaacattctgcatagctttgatttatgtaataatagtattattgggTTTTACCGACTTTCCGGCTGACGATTGTTTAATCAAGCCGTATAAATGtgtgttttctcattcattgtatgttgcaaatttgaagattaaagcattatttctattctattctattctaacttgtgtgctgaaagaaaaaaatctgggAGGAATAAGAAaatgagaacaataataataaaaattagttttatgaaaCGGTGGCTGTTGAGAGAGGAGGGTACATCACAAGATGTTTGTACTCATTTCAActggttttatttcagtaaaaatcagctggaagtttcaagtgagaatgctatagtgaggtccacgttataatggcagtgtaggaagataggagaaacgggttgccagatctcagccttgccacccaaacagctgatacaggtttatctgatgaatttaactgttcattattgttgaaaatagttaatcatattttatttgtaataaagaAAGTgttgatagcaacaccattgcaaatcacacactgccattaaaacgtggacctcactatagagcgtGAATGCTGATTGCATTTGTGAGAATGCGCGCGCAACAGTCCagaatgagagagattgatgagAAGAGAGTCGACTGTGCGTGTGACGTATGACACTGTGACGTCAAGCCATGGTCCATCTCCGCATagactatctctctcttcactagCTGCACTGTGCTAACTCAAGCTTTCGCCTATGGTACATCTGTACATAGCGCAAACTGGTTTTCtttcagtaaaaatcagctgGAAGTTTCAAGTGGAAATGCGAGTGCGTGAATACTGATTGCATTTGTGAGAATGCGCGCGCAACAgtctagaatgagagagagtgatgagaAGGGAGTCGACTGTGCGTGTGACGTATGACACTGTGACGTCAAGCGATGGTCCATCTCCGCAtacactatctctctcttcactagCTGCACTGTGCTCTCTCATGCTTTCGCCTATGGTACATCTGTATATAGCAGGCGCAGATCGCCCACTATGTACAGAACGCCCATGGATGACGTCACGCGTAAATGACGTCACACCTATCCTATCGTAACTATGACGTCATTAAGGGTATTTCTCTCCCCACAAATCCGCTCCCTCCGCTTGCTCGATACCCTTCTTCTCTCTTGACACCATGCTCAAacctcactctcactcattctctctcataaAAGACTTTGCTCTGTCAAAGTTTCTTCCTCTCAATCATATACATTCCCTCTTCCTCACACACTTGCTCCCCTCCCACCGATCGCTCAGTACAATCATTCTCTCTCGACATTCACTCTCACTCGTTCTCTCTCATAGAACACCATACACAATAGTAATATAAGGAAAAAATAATCATtccgcgcgcgcgcgcgcgtacCTGATGCTCTgtcaatgtatctttcaattaatcctatacattccttctttctcacacaaTCACACACGTCTATACAgtacttctctctcacactcttgttCACCTACTCTCCCTTACTATTCActtgacataaataaatattttttttatagaacaaCTTTCATTATAGAACAAGAGCTTATATTTATCATGTATTCCAAAGCTGGTGAACAGTGAGTAAATACCGATTATACAGATATTATCGATTATATCTGGCTAATTaggaatgttattgaataatgactatCATGTCGTTATTACATCTATATTGATAAACTGTATTGGAATTGGAATTTCAGTACCTAcataaatcaatttctttttattcttctctctacaaatctacgcttTGCGATTcttctagaataataattaaacaatattatttttatatattattatactatttaataataattaaacaatattataagctacaacagttattttatttactcactgttcaccagcgttggaatacataataaatataatccaaaataatctaaaatgatagaatctaaatttttttcttcaaatggATTTCAGTTTTTTTGTGCCATATACAGAAGCCCAgtttattatcatcaataaacCGTGAATAATTATGCTGCTTGAACTAGactcatagaataattataatcataaatataaataataccagCAGTTAAACCATACTCCGCAAGGGTATTTTTAAAGCACTGTATAGTGGTTAAGATTGAATTTAGGTTTTGATATTGaacattattcaattgtaaatattgacaatcaataataaaacgaTTCGATTGGCTCTTTCATCCCACATTCTTTTATGAATGGAAGAGATTGGGTAGGGTTGGCCTCCTACTGTAGAGATGCCTGGCGTTGTAGGCGATTACTTACACAGGAGTTTAACTGGTAACttagtataataaattgaaacttatttattgaatctgAGTTGGGTAGAAGTATcgtgttataatataatacaatataggtTATTCGAATATTCTCAGGAGGACATCATAGGAAGACGAAATGAAAGGGAATACTAATTCTATGTTATGATTTCCCAATTGCTGACagtgattattataatataaaaaatatagctttctttttataaaattaatggaTTCTGTTTAGAATGTAGGTTActattaaaactaatttatggaatattcactttattgaattcaacattattgatttattttgtttctaaggttgttttttctgtttttgtttcactatttGAAAGAACATTCTGCAAAGatttgatttatgtaataaTAGTAGTATTATTGGGTTTTACCGACTTTCCGGCTGATGATTGTTTAATCAAGCCGTATAAATGTGTGTTCTCTCATTCATtgtatgttgcaaatttgacgattaaagcattatttctattctattctattctaacttGTGTGCTGAAAGAAGAAGAGCTGGGaggaatgagtgagtgagaacaataataataaaaattagttttatgaaaCGGTGGCTGTTGAGAGGGGAGGGTGCAGATACATCACAAGATGTTTGTACTCATTTCAActggttttatttcagtaagaatcagctggaagtttcaagtgagaatgctatagtgaggtacacgttataatgacagtgtaggaagataggagaaaaggacGAGGGAGAAGTATGAGAAGGGAGTCGACTGTGTGTGTGACTTATGAAACTGTGATGTCAGTAATGTTCCATCTCTGCATAGGCTATCTCTCTCTTTACTTACTGCACTGTGCTATCTCATGCTTTCGCCTATGGTACATCTGTACATAGCGCAAACTGGTTTTCtttcagtaaaaatcagctgGAAGTTTCAAGTGGGAATGCGAGTGCGTGAATGCTGATTGCATTTGTGAGAATGCGCGCTCAACAgtctagaatgagagagaatgatgaGAAGGGAGTCGACTGTGCGTGTGACGTATGACACTGTGAAGTCAAGTGATAGTCCATCTCCGCATagactatctctctcttcactagCTGCACTGTGCTCTCTCATGCTTTCACCTATGGTACATCTGTACATAGCGGGCGATCTCTGCATACTACACAGctagtgaagagagagatagtctATGCGGAGATGGACCATCGCTTGACGTCACAGTGTCATACGTCACACGCACAGTCGACTCCCTTCtcatcattctctctcattctagacTGTTGCGCGCGCATTCTCACAAATGCAATCAGCATTCACGCACTCGCATTCCCACTTGAAACTTCcagctgatttttactgaaaGAAAACCAGTTTGCGCTATGTACAGATGTACCATAGGCGAAAGCATGAGATAGCACAGTGCAGTAAGTAAAGAGAGAGATAGCCTATGCAGAGATGGAACATTACTGACATCACAGTTTCATACGTCACACACACAGTCGACTCCCTTCTCATACTTCTCCCTCgtccttttctcctatcttcctacactgtcattataacgtgtacctcactatagcattctcacttgaaacttccagctgatttttactgaaataaaaccagTTGAAATGAGTACAAACATCTTGTGATGTATCTGCACCCTCCCCTCTCAACAGCCACCGtttcataaaactaatttttattattattgttctcactcactcattcctcccagctctttttctttcagcacacaagttagaatagaatagaatagaaataatgctttaatcgtcaaatttgcaacatacaatgaatgagaaaacacaCATTTATACGGCTTGATTAAACAATCGTCAGCCGGAAAGTCGGTAAAACCCAATAATACTACTAttattacataaatcaaatctatgcagaatgttctttcaaatagtgaaacaaaaacagaaaaaacaaccttagaaacaaaataaatcaatattgttgaattcaataaagtgaatattcCATGAATTAGTTTTAATAGTAACCTACATTCTAAACAAAATAACTGTTGtagcttataatattgtttaattattattaaatagtataataatatataaaaataatattgtttaattattattctagaagAATCGCAaagcgtagatttgtagagagaagaataaaaagaaattgatttatgTAGGTACTGAAATTCCAATTTCCAATACAGTTTATCAATATAGATGTAATAACGACATGatagtcattattcaataacattcctAATTAGCCAGATATAATCGATAATATCTGTATAATCGGTATTTACTCACTGTTCACCAGCTttggaatacataataaatataagctcttgttctataatgaaagttgttctataaaaaaaaatatttatttatgtcaagTGAATAGTAAGGGAGAGTAGGTGaacaagagtgtgagagagaagtacTGTATAGACGTGTGTGAttgtgtgagaaagaaggaatgtataggattaattgaaagatacattgacAGAGCATCAGgtacgcgcgcgcgcgcgcggaATGATTATTTTTTCCTTATATTACTATTGTGTATGGTGTTCTATGAGAGAGAACGAGTGAGAGTGAATGTCGAGAGAGAATGATTGTACTGAGCGATCGGTGGGAGGGGAGCAagtgtgtgagaaagagggaATGTATATGATTGAGAGGAAGAAACTTTGACAGAGCAAAGTCTtctatgagagagaatgagtgagagtgagattTGAGCATGGTGtcgagagagaaaaagggtatcGAGCAAGCGGAGGGAGCGGATTTGTGGGGAGAGAAATACCCTTAATGATGTCATAGTTACGTTAGGATAGGTGTGACGTCATTTACGCGTGACGTCATCCATGGGCGTTCTGTACATAGTGGGCGATCTGCGCATACTACAGTGGCAGACTGAGCGATCCCATGGAACGACAACCTGACATCGATACAGTTTGGCGCCTACTTTTGAATATTCGGGAGTACCATAaaacacacacgcacacacacacaggtGTGACACTAAACGTAGGTTATGTTTTGCCAAACAAACAAAGCAAACATGGCTAATGATGTGATAAATGAGTTTATACTGGGAGAATTAGAGGAGGAACAAAACAACCATAATTATTTTGATGCACCAAACATTGTATGGCTAGTTGCTGGAGTTGTTGTGGAGGAATTGGAAAATCCTTTAAGgtatttcaatgaattatttttcatcatgaaCGTGATAATACAATAAGACCTCACAACTTAGGCTATTATGAAAATGTAATACCACTTTATAATATGAGTGAGTTCAAAAGTCATTTTAGAATGTCTCGGCAGACCATGCAGGTAAGATTCCATACTATTATCATCATCAGAATCTTTCCACTGAAATTGTGTAATCATGTTTAATATAGCATTACTCTTTTCAGGTCACCTACCGGTAACAGACCAAGTGGGTCGCGGTGTAGATtttggattctcgtttattgattatgaatacCGTATGATTATGAATTTTGTTGTGGGGGGGGAGGTTGTTATCAAATAGACTACTAgttttcattgaatgaaaataatacttttttccCCTGAAAAGATATTttggctgcttttaaattgcaTAAAAACAAAAACTGATTTAGTTTTGACACTTCAAAAGAACCAAAATGAATTAGAACATTCAATGTATTTAGAAATAAAACCATCAACTTTACATTTTCTAAACCACACTTATTTCGAAAATGTTTCGAGAGACTAGCTTCTGTTGTTACACCATTTTACTCATCTCAAGTAACTGCTGGtttgttattttaaaaattgagtaTCTCATTCTTTgtgtattaaaatgaaaaaatggtagaTTGTTTGTTTCTATTCATTtccaattttacaaaaattaacTCCAACATTTTCAGGTGCTCTTTGAAGTCATAGGAAGGAGAATTAATCAACCTGCAAATTTAAAGATACCTCttgagaaaaaagttattttttacaGTTTGGATGTTGAGCAAACCAGAGACATTCTTAGCTGCTGGTGACAGATACAATTTTCTCAAAGTACTGCTCATAGAACATTCTATGAGATAGTGGATGTCATTGCAGCTGCAGTAGATGAACATATCAAATGGTCGACACCCTTGCAGCAACAAAAGTCATCTGAGGTAATTAATAACAGTATTTACTTCATAATTTGGTTCTTGCTACATAAGAACTTCCTTCAATACAAACAAGATTatcacccggttgcacaaatgtCTGTTAACTTCTAATACCAAATAAAtgtcacgagaactaatcagagaagccttcccCTCAGAAAAACTTTCTCTGATTGATCTTGTGGAACTATTCATGATTAGAATTTAgcaagcttttgtgcaactgggcctaaaGTTTTCAAATAACTAGTTCTACATGGAACATGATGATGAGCCGTGAATAGTCATGCATTTATTCACGATTGTATTAAGCTGGATTTCCAGATATATTAGTATCAGAGAGAATATTCTCCCAATGAGTTTGGGGCTTTCAGCCCATTCATACTCCCTCCGCCAGGCTGAGTGCTGGGAATAGTTTCTTCAAAACTCATCATATAGGTCTTCTCATCAtgggaaaaatattttcacCAAATCGGACACAGACTCTGATACTATGTGGAATCCAGCTTGAAAGGAACTTCTTCCTGTGATGTAGACCTTGCTTCTTCTCTttagttaattattattcattgacatTCCGGTAgagtgaaaaatatgaaatacaaacTCTTAGTTCATAATCCAATTATTCAATGTAAATGTTTTTCAGGTATTTAAAGCTCGTTCCGGAGGGTTTTAATGGCATAATAGGTGCAATTGACGGATGCcatatacaaattaaaaaaccTGCGGGCAACGACTACGACTACTATAACAGGAAACAGGTACATTCTGTAATACTGCAGGGAATTTGCAATGAAAATtgcaaattcataaatatttcaacCGGCTACCCAGCTACTACCCGGCTATACCCAGCTATTTCAACCCGGCTACTACAGGTAGAATGCATGATGCCAGGGTGTTCGGGCTTAGACCGATTGGACAAGAGCTACAGGACAATGATCAGAGAATGATAGCTCCTGAACACCACCTAATAGGTGATGCAGCCTACAGACTCACCACTTATCTTCTCACACCTTACCGCGATACTGGTCACTTGACCGAAAGTCAATCaaactacaataaaaaattgtccTCGGTCAGATCAGTGATTGAAAGAAGTTTTGGAAGATTAAAAGGTAAGTTTCGTAGGTTGAAATTGTTGGAGCTAACCAACCTGCAGTTTGTTTCACAAACAATAATGGCATCTTGTGTTCTTCATAACTTGATCATAGAGAATGAAGGATTAAGTGATGAGGAAGAaccattgatatagagaataagattaagaagagcgaAGTCCGCTATGATGCCACTTCGCTAGTGTAGCTACCAGAAATTTCGGGCAAGAATTTGGGTATTGTATTTGCTGTGCAGAAaaagagcctttttcaaatgataatatttctttattagagcaataaaaaatattcaaagtatggtagtTTCATGCAGTGCTTATGGATGTACGAATCTGCATGCAccagataaaatatttcttttcatacataagtatttttatattttcatcggtcatgtttcatgcaggctaagcctagtgccaaatgatcgtttcaaggaatattgtgcttaggttgattcattatcattatttgccaagtaataaaatatgaGTTTcggtaatattaataaatatattatttccacagatccaatataggtatccatattccattccattaatttgtcttatattgtaatatctTGTGAATACTATGGAAATAAtgtatgctaaatttgtattatagaaaatatcatttgctaaaattgtctataaattcttcatcattgctattgttttatttttccctttcttataatatgtagttatttattattttatattaaatataggactatagagtatagttaggtacctatacttaagttgcaaaacgaatgagaaacagtttcacggaatattgtgataatggttaatttattatcatttgccatctaatagtagaatatacggtaatattagcgatctataatttttgtttgatttttcccgttcttataatatgtagttatttattatcttatattaaataataggaGTATGGAGTAaagttaggtacctatacttaagttgcaaaacgaatgagaaacagtttcacgaaatattgaTAATGGTTAACTTATCATTATctgccatctaataaaatatacggtaatattagcgatctataatttttgtttgatttttcccgttcttataatatgtagttatttattatcttatattaaatataggagtatagagtatagttagtgcctatacttaagttgcaaaacgaatggaaACAGTTTTACGAAATATTGTTATaacagttaatttattattatttgccatctaataaaatattcggtAATATTAGCattctataataaatgttttattttccatatcctaaatacatggtgataggaaaatattgtaaaaatgtgattcatttgctaatagaatggatcaaaatctgtagtgaggtaggttcactaaattagatgtttggtcgagttaaaaataatgttcaatgaacaaatcattgtatcatatggtaacggaaatgacgaaaagttgaaaaaaaattatattgaaatccatcaagtatgtcgaaagatataacgcaatgaaagtcgatgttttcccatataagtctgtctgggcgcctgacttcttgcccgatattcaatggcgacgagaaatgaaggaggcatcatgcttccaaacgcttgaaggtatagcttagtcatctaactatataattatatcaatggGAAGAACACTCTGATGATGAAGACAATCTCCCGCTACAGTATGAGGTTGAACGTCATGTCAATGAACGGGGTAATAACAAAAGAAATCAAATAGCGGCAACATTGCCCTTATAGGTTAGTAAACATGATTGTAACGGGTGTTTCACCACGGACACAGCACAAGTTTAAGAAGCTAGTAGTAATATATAGGTGATCTAATTGAGGCATTTTATTATAAGactttattttgttattcttagatcttttatcaaattgatataagtactgtataattattttgaattgtgCAATAATAATCACTGTACATACAATTAGAAccataattgataaaatataaccatattatattgatttatatATCAGGTTGGCAGGACTGAACTGCCTGTGATGATTGTAAGTGCTACGTCTctcctattttcaaatttagaataatttaatagtgtTCAGTAAGCTTGAGTGTGTGCTAATTACTGTGGAGAGTGTGTGGTGAACTGTTTTTTCCATGACTACTGATTTTCTGTTGGAACTTGTTGATTATCACGTCTGCTGCCGGTTATAGCGAATGAATGGAATCAGCTGATGGCAAGTTGTAATTGAGGTACCGTTAacaaaacaacaacaacaataacatTGAGCGTTTGACAGATAGCCCGTGACTCTCTCTGTTTTTCGAATTAATATTTCTCATTTCAATTCTTCTCGTTATTTCTTTTGTTTGCGACTTTTATCAGTTCCTtcactaattattattgaatattcaacttGTCACTCCTAACTAACTTTATCCTTAAAATCAGGAGCTTCCTATTCACGCCTTGAATGCTCTCTAGGCAATCCCTTGTTTTCCTTCTCATTTCTCCTTTTGTCTCTGCATAATCACATCTTTTGCAGACTGATAGAATTTATTGCTTGGATTGTGATAGAATACAGAAGtccaaataataattgaatcttCTGTTGATAATTGTCTTTATAACAGATATCATGTCaatttacatttttgaaatgagaGGGGAAAACAGGGCATAAAGGTGAATGGATTCAGCTATAGAAGGGGTAATATTTTATCTAATGGTCATATCTCATGGCGCTGTTTGACAATTGGATGTTCCGCCACGGTGAAAACTGATAGTGAGATGCAAAAGGTTACTGGAAGTTCTGGATCTCATAAAGCATTCATTTTTGGAGGAAAGTGTGGATACTCCATTACAATCACCACGTGAGGAATCCACTCAAAGATCACGTGATATGGGTGTTAATACACCAAATATTAGAACGGTTAGGGATGACGACACTCAAAGTATTCGTGAGCTGGAATTATTACAACAAAGAGATGACCTCATAAAATATGTACAGGATTGAAAAATGAGGTAGATCAGTTAAAGTCTGAGAATTTGAGTCAAAGTCAGGACTTAAATGGGATCATTGAGTCACTCAGGGACGAGAATAACTCTCTAACGGGGAGATTACAATCAATGTCAACTTCTATTGAAGCGCTGGAGGCAGACAATGTGACTCTGAGAAATGAGAGAGTGTTGGATCGGGAAGAGACAAATAAATGGAGGTCTCTCTATGACGAATTGTTTGTTAAGTCGGGAAGGTGTGTGAATGATCAATCCAAGATTTGCTGGGAACTGATAAGATTTCAAACAAGTACAAAAACAATAGTATTCCAAAGAACTCAGATATAAAGATAAAAATACATTACTTTGCTGACAGTCACGGAAGAAATGTCTACAGAGAATTCATCAAGAATGACTACGGTACAACTTTACTCCTTTTGTGAAACGGGAGCTaatataccgtgggtaggtagagcagtttatgaaaagaacacagtcatagtcaagatatttcatctgtagaacagctgttttgacgaatttcaaaaaaatcatcgaatttcacaatttacataaaggaaaaagtactctggaaacaattgttaatacacatatacagtagtctgatctagttgcaaatatgttgccgtcaattgtcattatgttattcccctgaattattctcgttcGATAATGAGGCTTGGGTTTATTCAGCGaactatattggaaattttaaggtagggttataaaaagggcactttgttccgtggatgttttttttacaagagaaaatatttgatcaaaataaggggaaaggtttttaagcgaaaatagatgtagaattttaaatagttcaatgagcaaggaaagttgtgtgagtgtaccacaccagattttttgttatCAAGGCTATGATGGCATTCTTAGCATTTCAATTTAACTAGGTTAAAATCAGTTAGTTAACATCCCAAGTCTGCTTGGATTAATGCAATCTTTGAATTCACTGGTTTTCAGtggggatgggtatcgaaagacaaaacatcgatgttttgaacaacgatgttttttcatcctaacatcgataagtgaaaaacatcgaacagtaaacatcgatgtttaaaacatcttttatcgccctacgtttttatcaatggatgatactattagtccagtcaatatagacataaaaaagggggtgtgcttgcaattatattgtagttctgattttttaaaatccgattgttacaatttagatgtatatttcaaaatcctcTAGGCTTATTTtttacaatctgagatcaggtagagcgctctatgtcatatagatttccaggtacacctgacaacaatgctccttgtattgtgaaaaacacctaattttcagcttcaaccatcatcaccatctactttgtccctcattgatatttcacacaatgacataagttcatgggtaagaatcacccgttagatgcacttcatttcagtatttcctagtagaggcacggttaaggacacctcaaaaatcaaaatttcaaacacttataatttacttttgacacaatgctcagatttcatcgtactacacttcattcttctcggctcgccaaggcggttcaaaatcgtgcatcaacagtcaaattcggccaaaaaatagaaaatttattggtGAGTGTAGGTAccatattcaatacataaaaaatgaccaatttatATTcgaagctatgtatctcggtaaccccttataaaaattattacatgatcttgaaatgtacaatagaattttctatttcatctgctgtaagcaattcatggaaaaatatgttcttgaagtgagatttgattcttgaaaaaaatccggaaattgtagatattttctcAACATATTAACGGTCTTGCCAGTTCTATGATAgtgaaaagtgattcaagatggattttaggcaactgagctcgtagaggataaatttatctacaatttgtaatcaatcgtgAGTTCTATAAtttatcagactcgttttagaaactcttgatcaacagtaaaattacaaaaaaaatgtagAAACTGAAATCGTCAttaaaatcttaacttccaaaatGTTTTGGAATctaaagtattatttattgaagtgggtagagggggacaattttcacactctcactagatttggaaattttatcagaagtatttcacaagacatgcaactttgaatatggaaattggtcatattttgtgtattggaatatgggcttaagtacactcaacaataaattttcattcttcgaccgaatttgacttattatgcatgattttgaacagtcgtgacgagccgagaaggatgaagtgtagtacgatgaaatctgagcattgtgtcaaaagttatatgtttgaaattttgatccttgagatgtccttaagcgtgcctctccactaggaaatactgaaatgaagtgtatcttacgggtgattctcatagaacataatctcaagaacttatgtcgttgtgcgaaatatcaatgtgaggacaatgtagttggtgatgatgcttgaagctgaaaactaggtgtttttcacaatacaaggagcattgttgtcaggtgtatctggaatatgagatagagcgctctacctgatctcagattgtagagcaaaaaagagcttctaaagtgactacaattttatctggagctattgttccaatattttaacagttactaactggaatcacagcaattttggacttgtggtattaagtaacagtctttcgaataattg
Above is a window of Nilaparvata lugens isolate BPH unplaced genomic scaffold, ASM1435652v1 scaffold5403, whole genome shotgun sequence DNA encoding:
- the LOC120355971 gene encoding putative nuclease HARBI1 yields the protein MNISNGRHPCSNKSHLRYLKLVPEGFNGIIGAIDGCHIQIKKPAGNDYDYYNRKQVHSVILQGICNENCKFINISTGYPATTRVFGLRPIGQELQDNDQRMIAPEHHLIGDAAYRLTTYLLTPYRDTGHLTESQSNYNKKLSSVRSVIERSFGRLKGKF